TGTTGGTAAGGGATATTACTTTTTTTGACACTTCTGAACTGCCCAAAGTCCAAATGTAGATtcagttatacacctctacctcgatataatgtgacccgatataacacgaattcggatataactcagtaaagcagtgctccgggggggcagggctgcgcactccggcggatgaaagcaagttcaatataacgcggtaagatttttttggttcctgaggacagcgttatatcgaggtagaagtgtacCAACAAAAATGTGCTTTTGCTTGTATAGTTTATTTTGTTCAGGGAACTGAtataaactataccagcaaaaaaatCTCTTTTGTTGATCTAAGATGTGTCTATGCTAGGAGGGTTTGCTGGTCTAGCTATCGTTTAGTTATGGCTTAGTCTTTCTGGTGCAAAGTGTTTAATCCGGGAAGGAAGGTTCTTTTTTTTCAAGTGAGGAATTGTaggtgtttattttttgtttttgttttttttttgccatccTACAACAGCTTTGTAGGCATTTTTATGAAGCTGGGTGGTTTTCAATATGAGATAAAGTAGTTGAGAATTTGTTACTGTTCAATTTCAAAGGCGAAAGATTCATTTCTTATTGTAACCTATCAAAGGTAAAATAAAGGGGCAATGAAGACTGAGCCCCAGACTTCCTTATTGTAGCCAGTTGAGGTACACAAGAATAGGGCAGTACTCTTCAAAAAGGTTGAAATTGCATCTCTTTTTTTGAGAGTGTGGAGGCTTTGCAGACATAATATATATGTCTTCCACTTAGGCATTGTTTTTTTGTCATTGAGGAACATGCCAGCATTCTAAATGTTAAAACTGTATTATAACTGGTGTTACTACTATAGAAATATATACTCTTTATCTTGTTATTGTTCATTCACAATAAGTAAGCtatgcattttatttatatttatatatatatatatataatatactttttttttcctttcacaaaTATGTCTGacttggttggatattagggacacaaggtgggtgatatatcttttattggaccaacttctgttggtgagcgagacaaagctttcgagccacacagcactcttctttaggtctgggaaaagtaTTCCCAGTGTCACGCACAATGGAAGGTGGATATGTCATTAAGTAAAATGTTTATTTCTGCATGTGCCTAGAAGGATCAAACTTACATTGGCCAAGAGTAATGTCACTTTGAGTTTTACTGGTTTCAAATGGTATGAATCTGCTGAAGTCATTTTATGCCCTTGGATGTGAATGTGTGGTTCTGGTCAACTTCAGACTTTGTCCTTAAACATGGGCCTTTTCTTTTCATCTGAAGTATTCCTATATGTATGTGAATTGTATATATTTAGTAAACAGCTGTCATTCTGTTTTTCATATTGTCTTACACAATGGATTTTAAGCTGACTAATAAAGATTGCATTTCCTTGAATAATGTAGAAGAGCAGATTCTGGATTTGCACATCTGATATCACACACTTTTTTTGCTCACTTTTTCAGATACCCTACATGCTCTGTGGCTTCCTAACAGGAAGATGGGATttcatcattttatttatttatggaaaTCTATATATAATTGCACACACAACATTTTGTATTTCTTATTACTGAATGAATAGGAAGCAACTTCACGGTATTATACTGATATTAGAAATTCAACACTGTATTCAAATTTTAAGTGAAAGTAGGGAAAACAAATTCTCAAAATACCCTAATAAAATATGCTGTCAACCTGTTGCAAATTAAATGGTTTAAGAAAATAGGttaagaggattttttttaaactttctcccTTATTTTTCTTCTACTCTTCCTCTTATAGAAATCTCTCTCTCCACTCCAGTTAGCAGGGCTCTTCTCCCCAGGATAACAGCAATATACTTTTGCATACATTGTTTTCAAAGGTGAATTTGGAGCAAGAGGCTGTACTTATTCCCAGGACATACAATGTAATAACAAATATGGCAGCTATTCTGGTGGGGGAAAAAACTTTATGCCCTGGAAGGGGAGGGCAAAGTTGAGAAGTGGACAAACAAAAACTCCACTTCACCCCTTCTTCCCTACCCTAATTCCCTTTTTACTGGTTGATACGATATTTTCTTTGCTGTTTTGATATGTTgggtggtttttttgggggggggggcggcaaaggGGGTTGCCTTGCATGTAAATCTTAATGTTCTATTTCCTTAAGATGAAATAAGAAAAGCTGAAGCAGCCTTCTCTGTTGATGCCAAACAGCTCCAAAGTTCGGAATATTGTATAGGAGCCAATCAGAGAAAACACCTTTGCCTATTCCCAAATTAGAGAATCAAACAACCAAACTGCAATTTTGTAAATCTCTGCATGCTGGGTTGCTGCTAATAACTGTCAGCCTCCCTAGTTACTTAGATATGTGTGACTATGCAGCAGGTATGCAACTCAGAATAAATCAGTGTCCTGGGAATTGTAATTAAGTATCTGCTATTCTACCATCTGTGTATACTTACTGGCTGAAACATCTctatttaaataatttcaaaatcttacttttaaaattaaattatagaAATTCACAGTTACGCAAAGCCCAACCTCCATACCTATACCTACTTTTTTTCCCACACACTGAAAACAAATAGAAATTTCAAGACCACTTTATCTCTCTATCACATAGCCTACTTTTAATCTTAATGTATTAACATTTTTGTGCTCACTGATGAAGAGAACCTGTCTAATGGATAGATAATGTGGTCTTATTGTTTCCAGTTGTCCTCAGGATAGAATATGggggtagagcaggggtcagcaatgttcggcacgcagctcaccagggtaagcaccctagcaggccgggccagtttatttacttgctgacgcggcaggttcggccgatcgcagcccccactcgccgcggtcccccgtctcgggccaatgggggcggcgggaagcggcgcgggcgagggatgtgctggctgcggcttccctccacccccattggcccgggacggcgaaccgcggtgagtgggggccgcgatcggccgaacctgccgcgtcagcagctaaataaactggcccggcctgctagagtgcttaccctggtgagccgcgtgccaaacgttgccgacccctggggtaGAGTTAAGATTGAAAGGGGTATATTCAGTGTGCATTTTCATGGTTctgaatatacacctctaccccaatataatgcgacccgatacaacacgaattcggatataacgcggtaaagcagtgctccgggggggcggggctgcgcactctgccggattaaagcaagttcgatataacgcggtttcacacggtaagattttttttggctcccgaggacagcgttatattagaataggggtgtgtgtgtgtatatgtgtgtgtgtatgtatatatatatatatatatatatatatttctgggTTTCTTATATTTGTACTTTTTCTCAAAAACACAATCCCCCATATGCTAAAAGTACAATgttctcaatattttttttttctgttcttttttggaTTTGGGCTGAAGTAAGTGATTTCAGGTTAACCATTATTATGGCCTGAAATAGGACACTGTTTAAGACAGTCATACATTTGGTTAGTGCTGTTTAGCCGTTTCAGATCTATCTCATAATAGGAGGGTTTCTGTGTGAAGGCTCtgagcggtgcttacctcagtGAGGGGCTTCCAGGAAGCgtccagcatgtccctgcagcccttagGTGGAGGCACATCCAGGCAGCTCCACACGCTGCCTCCACCCGCAATTCTGCCCCCACAGCTACTATTGCtgtccccctcttctccccccccccagcaccaggggAGGCCTTGGGCcgtacccctcctcccccccgaagCACCTGCAGTGCCCcggccatgcccctgcccccacGAGCatccaagttttagtcaggggtatatagcgcaagtcatggacaggtcacaggccatgaatttttgtttacagcctgtgacctgtccattacTTTCATTAAAAATCTCTGTGATTAAAATGTAGCTATAATCATGATTCCCGATTAATAGGACTAGCCTCTTAAATTATATTAACCTAATTTCCCCAACGTAGCTGGCATAAAGTCTGTTTATTATATACATTACATCTAGATTCAGATCCCCACACCCTGTTGGAATGCTCAGGCATCTGTGTAGGTATTTTTGTGATATCCTTTCTTCTAACAATATCCTGTACCTTGATTTGAGAGCTTCTGTGAGGAAGTACCACCCGTGATGTTTTGGTAACCAGATACTGCAGACTCATtagttattgtttttccccccagaacaAAATTGAACTATAATCCTCCAAAGGATGATGGATCTACATATAAGATTGAACTTGAAGGGATATCTGTCGAAATCATGAGAGAGATACTGGATTACATCTTCAGTGGGCAGGTATGGTGCTTAACAGACTTATTGCATCTTTCACTGTCTAATTCAGCAGCCCCAGTTAGAGATAAACCCCTGCTTTTTGTCTTATCCTATCATCCAAAAAAGGAAGCACTAGTGAACTTTGTGCTTTAAGTCTTTGCTATTAAATGACTTCCATACGCCAGAATGCAAGCTACTGGTATGATCCAAAAATAGATTGTAAGCACAGATGTGCTTCTCTTGCTCTGCTTAATGTCATGTATCCCAAGAAACAAACTTTAAACAATAAatgttaaacttaaaaaaaaaaaaaaaacaaagaaaaaccatACTAATTTCTTCACTGAGTTGGTTTTAAAGCATGTGTGATTTGGTACTTGTGAAAGGTGTCTGGATTGGCAGCCTGGGAGACTGAATACCTTCACAGAACATTTTCTATCTGGGCAGTCCAAGCTTCCCACCTCATTGCCTCGCCGGTCCATCAACTCCAGCCATTTAAGGctgacaaagttttttttttttttttttctctccaaaccCATTCCGTCCTCCCTAGTCCCTACTAAGACTCCCAGCAAAACACATATTAAAATCCGCTTTTGGTTTGCCCATCAGGAACCAGACTGACATTGCCAAATTAATTTCAAACAGGTCTCCAAACAGGCATCAGGTGGCATCGGCTCTTGGTTAGCTatttttaagaaaataatttaatcaTCAAGGCcacaataaagaagaaaaaagtgcAGTTGGGGCTATAATGTCTCTTTTCTGTGTGTGCTGATTTGTCTTACCAGCAAAATATAGTTTATTTCCTGGATGAGTTTAACAATTTCATGGTTCCTTCAGACAAAACACCCCTTCAAGTGCTCTCTACCCAGCTAAGTTGCCCACCAGCAGTGGCTTTATCCTTCTGCATGGTATTTTCGAATCATCTTCTACACCTATGGTATATTCCATTATTCAGCCACTAAGGGCAAGTCTGCACTGAAGTGCTACATTGGCGCAGctgcagcgcatctggtgaagacatgctatgcCGACGGAAGAGCACTCTTCCATTGGCATAATTACTGCACTCCGTAAGGTGTGGGCAGCGCTTAGGTGGATGTAAGTTACGTCGCTTAGAGGGctgtctttttcacaccctggGCGACATAAGTTATATCAATGTAAGTGAtcctgtagaccagccctaagaatcAGTTATAAAGTTATACCAGATTGTGAATTGTAGTTGTAACTTTTTACAATAAACTCTTGCAGATCAGGCTAAATGAAGACACTATCCAAGATGTTCTGCAGGCAGCTGATCTCCTGCTTCTTACAGATCTTAAAACTCTGTGCTGTGAGTTTTTAGAAGGTTGTATAGCTGCTGAGAACTGTATTGGTATTCGGGACTTTGCACTGCACTATTGTTTGCGTCACGTTTATTACCTTGCCTCGGAGTATCTGGAAACTCACTTCCGAGATGTCAGCAGCACAGAGGAGTTCCTGGAACTGAGTCCCCAAAAACTGAAAGAAGTGCTATCCCTGGAAAAGCTGAATGTTGGAAatgaaaaatatgtatttgaaGCAGTAATTAGATGGATCTCCCATGATTCAGAATTAAGAAAGGTTAGAGTGCAGTAAATTACGTAGTTTGTTTAGTAAATTGGGCTCACATTCTGTGCTTGTTTAAAATTACCTGATGGGAATACAGTGCAGATAAATTCTTTTTCCTGTATTCTTGCATTTCTAGGATTTAGATATTACACTGTACATAAAGATGGAAAATAGATCGGGGCTGTTGAGCTGAAGTGTTGCTTATACTGTAGCTGCATCCTTCCGTTTTTGCAGATAAAAACACTGAATGAAGTAACACAGTTGTTAGTCTTTGTGTGTTTTGATGTATGAGCTCATTGCTGGGTGAGGGGAAGTAAACATTGTTTGCCACAGGACACAGAGACTTAAACTGTGCTTTCTAAAATAGTTTTATTTAGAAATTAAGTTGTTTTATCCATAAAATATTTTCCAGTATTttctgtatgtaaaataaatacatcACATAAGAATTCTCTTGGAGCTATATTCTAAAGTATGGTGAACAcaaaattctgttttttaaactgttttggaAATTTTGAATGTTTCTGGTTCTCTAGGTTCACCTGAAGGATGTCATGTCAGCAGTGTGGGTTTCAGGATTAGATTCAACTTATTTGCGTGAGCAAATGATGAGCGAACCACTGGTACGGGAGATTGTCAAAGAATGTAGCAACATTCCACTCACTCCACCACAGCAGGGGGAGGCAATGTTAGCTTCTTTCAAACCCAGAGGTTATTCCGAGTGTATAGTGACTGTTGGTGGTGAAGAAAGAGTGTAAGTATTCAGTATGTTACCGACAGAAATGACTTGTACTATTTAAGCAATTAGTGAGCAGATGGTAACTTTCATAAAAAttatatcatattgcctctatataaatccatggtacatgcagatcttgaatactgcatgcagatgtggtcgccacatctcaaaaaagatatattggaattggaaaaggttcagaaaagggcaacaaaaatgattaggggtatggaacggcttccatatgaggagagattaataagactgggatttttcagcttggaaaagagatgactaaggggggatatgatagaggtctataaaatcatgactggtgtggagaaagtaaataaggaagtgttatttactccttttcataactcacgaactaggggtcaccaaaatgaaattaataggcagcagatttaaaacaaaaggaagtattattcacacaatacacagtcagtcagtggaactccttgccagaggatgttatgaaggccaagactattaagtgttcaaaaaagaactagataagttcatggaggataggtccatcaatggctattagccagaatgggcagggatggtgtccctagcctctgtttgccagaagctgggaatgagcgacaggggatggatcacttgatgattacctgttctgttcattctctcttgggcacctggcattggccactgtcggaagacaggatactgggttagatggacctttgctgtgacccagtatggccagtcttattATTGATAAAGAAGTGCAGTTAATATTAACCCATTTAGTGTTGAATTAATTGGGCACATTTACAAAACTTGTTTTTAGCATGGTTAGATGTGCCTAGAACACCCTTATGTTTGATCCATTTTAGAATGTCAGATATCTTCAGTGAACGAGTTACTTAAACTTCTGAAAATCCATCTTTAACAAgtattaaaatacaaataaatatgtaaCATTATCATAGCGCTTTACATGTTCGGGACACCATCCAAACGAAAACTACTCTAATCACATTTAATCATACATCCATTGATTGGCTGAGTGAGGTTTGTGAAAGTCCTTACAATAGCAGTGTAGTTCCATAGCAAACTTCTGATTAAAACATCCTCAGTGTTGATAGTGAGGTAGAAAGCCAAAGACACAACTTTTGTGGTACCATATGCTGGTGCCAGAAAAATTTTGTTCagacttgtaaactgagcaggtTTGATGTGAAAGTCCTGATTAAGAATAAATATGGAATACCAAAAGCAACACTTattttacagggtttttttttcagatcaatgttacattttaataaaatatcaAATCTCTGCTTTAGCATCAGGACCTACCGGCAGTGCCAAAGTAGATTCTCTGTTTGTTACATTGAGATTTAAGGTGACAGTGcccattctcctttcctttttcaAGTATTTtgtggggttgggaggggggaaTTGTTCTTTGCTGACCCAGCTCAAACCTTTGCTCACTATTGATAAAAACTCAGTAGCACATCCTGTTCAGTTACATTTAAAACTCATTCTACTGGGAGAAGATATACTAATGTTCTATGATAGTATAATCTGCTTTTTATATAAAATTCCTCACTGGCTAGGGCCATAGCCAATTTCCTTGCATCACATAttctctccacctccccccctctTGCTTGTACATTTAcaaacttagattgtaagctcttttgtgCTGGGACCGTGTCTTTGTGGCATTTTCCAGATGCACATGTTTAATCAAGTATTTTAAGTATAGATTCATAATCAAGCAATTTTAGTGACCCTGTGTTGTAagtattcatatatatatatatagagagagagagacacacacacacacagatgttatttcatatatatacatatttccTCCTTTTTCAGGTCACGGAAGCCAACAGCTGTGATGCGATGCATGTGCCCTCTTTATGATCCTAATAGGCAACTCTGGATTGAACTTGCCCCTATGAGCATTCCAAGAATCAACCATGGGGTACTCTCAGCAGGTAAATGACAGCATGTTACTTTACACTCCATTGGCTTTTTGTTAAACTCACCAGGTTGTCAAAATGGGGTATAGTTTGTAATGTCGTTTGCCTTCTTAGAGCAAGCTACACTAGAGCCTGTTCGTTTTCACCCCACACGCCTTCCCCCAGTATGCTGCTTTGTCTTGTGAAGATCTTGGAATCATACTTTGATATTTTGTTGGAATCTGCTGAAACTGTCGCTATGGGAATGTTTTACTCAAGTAACCACACTATGACTTCCGTAGTGTTGCACTGGGTACACCAGTGCTGAATTTGGCCTGTAGAGTCAAACCACAGGGGAAAGTACATTCTTTACCCTTTGCCAGTCTGGAATCCAATACGGCATTTTTATGAACCTGTGATTTCCAAGATGTAGCTCAATGCCCTGTGACAAGTATTGGTGTGACTTCCATTTTAAAATCTTCACATGCACTTTGTTTTACAGAAGGATTTTTGTTTGTACTTGGAGGTCAAGATGAAAATAAGGAAACTCTGAGCTCTGGAGAAAAATATGATCCTGATACCAATTCATGGAGTTCCTTGCCACCAATGAATGAGGCAAGATCACTACCCAACTGTATGGGGGtttatttttcctttgaaaaatagAGGATGGATGGTGTAGTAGTTAGAGCACTAGCTTAGGACTTGGGAGATCTCTGCTCTGCCAGAAACTTCcttttgaccttgggcaagtctcttggCCTCTCTGTACCTccgttccctgtctgtaaaatgatgATAATAGTAATCCCCTACCTAACAGGaatgttatgaggataaatacattaaaggatttggaggcactcagatgctatgtttatgggggtgggggggagtcatATAAGTACATTATCATGGACAGATGGTACTTATAGAATGCAGTATAGGTCAGACCAATTGATTATTTCCAGCTGCTTGCACTTGATCCAACTATAAAGCCAtggtgcagattttttttttcttatatatttcCTAGATGCCAAGTTTGGATTAGTAATAACTGCAGCTGCTGGAAAATGTTGTTTGTTACTGAAGAACTAGCTATGGAGCTGAGCTGCAGAGTTCCTTATGAACTCTGATGTTTGGTTCTGTTAATAAAATAACCCATtaagtgtatatataaaaatagtatTGAGAATCTAACATGATGAGAGGATTGGACCATGCAGAAGGATGCACATgaaatggggcggggggcggggtggagcaaCACATGGAAAGTAACCTTATCTTTAACTTGCCAGTTTGGCTTGGGGGTCAGGTTTCTTTTTTCATGTTTTAGCTGCCATCAAAAAGTGACTATTCCACTATATATAAATGTAAGTCCTGAAAGTCACCTTTTTGGGGTGTTGATTTTTTAAGCAGGtataggatttttttatttaagaagTTGTTGATTGTGCTCCAGAATTTTCTTCACCAAAGGCCTCCTATTAAATAACTCATCCTTGCACCTGAAGAGATTTCAGCATAGCTCTTTTGGTGATGACTGTGGAGCCTGTAGCAGTGTTTTTACAGCCTACTGTGAATAAGGTTAGAGAAAACGTGTTTAAAAACACTTGCACTCGGACTAAACTACAGGTTCCACCACTGCTACCATCAGGAGAGCTGGACCAATGGGGAATTATGGGTCCAGATTGTTTATTTGCAGCATTGATTGGCCAGACCTGGTCACTGTAAGGGGAAATTCTTGCTTCCATATTAGTTGAAGAATGGAGCATGGTCCATAGTTCAGATCCTTGAATACTAAAGAAACATGCTACTATTCATTTGCTGAACCTCTGTTTTAACTTTAATGCTCTTATTAGTGCTAgattatgttcttatattcttttaTTAAATTAGAGAATAAAAAACTTGCTCCAGAGATTGATATTTTGcattataacttttttttttttaaacagaggtgATCTGAGTTACAAAATTCTGCAGGTAGAGCAAGTGTTAAAAATGATTACACAGCCATTACTGTTGTAATATGCTCCTACAATGTTTATTGGTGTCTCCTATAGGCACGGCATAATTTTGGTTTGGTAGAGATTGATGGAATTCTGTATATTCTGGGAGGTGAGGATAGAGAAAGGGAGCTACGCTCTATGGAGTGCTATGACATTTATAACAAGACCTGGACCAAGCAGCCAGATCTGACCATGGTTAGAAAGGTAAGAACTACATCATAATTTAGAAAAGTATTATTGTTAAACTCTTTTTAAAGTCCCtattcaaatatttgcactgtttaTATTACAGCTTTTACTTGACGTGAATATTTCTCAATGAAAATAacatggggggggagaggaatctctctTCTTTCAATTTATATATCAAAGCAAAATGTTGTTCTAGATCAAATTTTTATAGACTGTGCTGGTTGAGATGCAGTTTGGGTAAACCAAATGTCCTTTTCTTTGTATAGCTTTCATCTTTCCATTAGATGCAAAATTCATCAATggtgattaattttaaaatgaaagaggaACTTGTGCTGGGCTTTTTTATGCATGTTGTTTACTTGTTTAATGATACTGTCCtttcaaaataatgtaaaatcttATTTCATTTGGTCTGATCTCTTTTATGTTATTACTGAAAATGAATAAACTTGAAGGAAAAACTAATGCAACTACATCAGTCTGACTAATGAACATTTAAAAGCTAATATATCCTACAGCTAATTCATCAGCTTTATTTTCTAAGCAAAGTGGTCGTAATGCATTTTTGTACAGTCAGTACATTTTATTGAAGAGAACCTTAGGAATCACTGTGGAAGGTATAATGCATGGGAATAAATGAGTTTAAAATGTAGGAGTCACTGTACAAACTGAACTGCGTCCCAATGTGAAAATTGGTTTACCTTCACTCTTGCTGTACTTTTTCCCTTTGGACAGAGGTTAATAAGCTAGTGGACTGTTATTTATGTGGTGGCCACAATCCAGTATAAGTCCTATATTTTTTAGCTAATTATAAGGGGCAGTTTTAGGGGATACTTGTTCTACTGTTTCTACAGAGTTATTCTAAATGAAAATGGGGTGGGTAACTCAATGTgaacttgttttcttttcttttcctagcAAAcacaaatgtttttcttttgctgAAAACTAGAAAttcagtattatttatttattgttagaaATTGCTTCCTTACTGCTCAGATTGTGTTGTATTGAGACTGGCTGACTACTGAACTATGACTCTGCCACATCTAGAACACTGAACATAGTCTGTTTAAAGTACTATAGATTTCAacttctgatttttctttttttaaagattggcTGCTATGCAGCTATGAAGAAGAAAATCTATGCCATGGGCGGAGGCTCCTATGGAAAACTGTTTGAATCTGTTGAGTGTTACGACCCTAGGACTCAGCAATGGACAGCCATCTGTCCACTAAAAGAGAGAAGGTGAATAAAATGCACATGCACATCCAGGTTACAAGGACACTTGCTTATCCTTTAAAACCAAAAATAATATGGATTTAAAAACATGGTCCAAACCcacttattttaaaagaaactaaTAGACTGTTAATATTAATTACAGTGTGGCTGTGTGCGTGTCTGACATTAGTGTATGTTTACTAGTCAACAGCTTGTGCAGCTGTTTTAATACTAAGGCCCGGGTCATTTGGTATGTTGAGGCTGTTTTGTGCCACTCTGGTAATGCAAAGCAGTCCTAAAGTTGGCAAAAGAGGTCTCAAGGTGGATTCCCTGTGTCTCACTTAATTGTTGGGTGGCGTGAAGCTGTCATGGTACTTACTACCCCAGCAGTAGTGCTGGAGAGGTGGGATGGGAAAGAGGATAGCCAGGGCACCATGGTGTAGGCCCCAGTGATTTCTGGCTGCTGACACAGTCCTTTGGTGCTCCTATTGCTACTGCAATTTAGAGCAGTATTTTCAGACAACTCCATGGTCAAAGCCACCTTTGATCCCTTTGCTCCTAGGAGCACTGGCTACTTCTCAtttgcagctgaggatctgtggcCAAAGATGATTGTTTCATGTAGACTCCCGATGTTGCAAGAATTACTGCTATTCTacgggatggggagggggaggaaatggtATTGTGTCAGTATTCGAATTCATACTGAATTTGAACTTAGATCTTTGTTTCCAAAGAGATACTCTGTTGCTCTATTATTTTGTACAATGACTTATGAGCGGTTTTAAATATTACTTCATACTTGTTCTAATTCTGCTGAATATGGAAGAGGAAGAGAATTATGGTAGGGCATGTACAGGATTATGGGTATACAGATTAAATATTATTTGTTTCCTTCTCCTTTTGGCCCTCAGATTTGGGGCAGTGGCATGTGGAGTTGCCTCAGAGCTTTACGTGTTTGGTGGAGTCAGAAGTCGTGATGATAATCAGGCCAGTGAGATGGTGACATGCAAATCTGAATTCTATCATGATGAGTTTAAAAGGTAAGTAGTTCTGGCTGTAGACCTAGAAAATCTCTAATGCCTCTCTTACCCCCTTTTTCCTCCTTGTGGTGTAATACAGCATTGCAGTTCACATAATTTTTCAACAAATGCCAATTATTCTTGTCCCTCTTACTTCAAAGAAACTGACCTAGATATTTCTACCTGTGGTATCAGTTTTACCAAAGGAAGTGGCTGATAGCAAGCTGATGGCTATGCATAATTCCTGGTTGTTCTTAACTTACAAGGTCTAATATCTGCTGTGTTTCTTTCTCTCCTTATTTCACTATAAATCAGGAATGTGCTATAGTTTTTATAATCTGAAACAAGATTTGCCATTGTCAGAAATTCTAAGAGTTTCAAGGAGTGAGCTGGTGGGGATAGAGGGGATAAAAATGTTCATGTCTGAAGACCTTATCTTTATATATAAAGACTTGTGGGCTTTCCGtagcacaaaaataaaatagtggGATCTAGGTTGATTTTTATCTCGGAAGATGTAGATTTAAAGTGACGTCCTCAACTTTGGTATGAAAGAACCtaaaggaaaaataactttttctctattttttccagtttgtttactttgtgtataGTCCAACTATAATTGGTTTCTCC
Above is a genomic segment from Chrysemys picta bellii isolate R12L10 chromosome 14, ASM1138683v2, whole genome shotgun sequence containing:
- the GAN gene encoding gigaxonin isoform X1 — protein: MSGQSAVSDPQHAARLLRALSSFREESRFCDAHLVLEGEEIPVQKNILAAASPYIRTKLNYNPPKDDGSTYKIELEGISVEIMREILDYIFSGQIRLNEDTIQDVLQAADLLLLTDLKTLCCEFLEGCIAAENCIGIRDFALHYCLRHVYYLASEYLETHFRDVSSTEEFLELSPQKLKEVLSLEKLNVGNEKYVFEAVIRWISHDSELRKVHLKDVMSAVWVSGLDSTYLREQMMSEPLVREIVKECSNIPLTPPQQGEAMLASFKPRGYSECIVTVGGEERVSRKPTAVMRCMCPLYDPNRQLWIELAPMSIPRINHGVLSAEGFLFVLGGQDENKETLSSGEKYDPDTNSWSSLPPMNEARHNFGLVEIDGILYILGGEDRERELRSMECYDIYNKTWTKQPDLTMVRKIGCYAAMKKKIYAMGGGSYGKLFESVECYDPRTQQWTAICPLKERRFGAVACGVASELYVFGGVRSRDDNQASEMVTCKSEFYHDEFKRWIYLNDQNLCIPASSSFVYGAVPIGASIYVIGDLDTGTNYDYVREFKRSTGTWHHTKPLFPSDLRRTGCAALRIANCKLFRLQLQQGLFRIRVPSP
- the GAN gene encoding gigaxonin isoform X2 translates to MREILDYIFSGQIRLNEDTIQDVLQAADLLLLTDLKTLCCEFLEGCIAAENCIGIRDFALHYCLRHVYYLASEYLETHFRDVSSTEEFLELSPQKLKEVLSLEKLNVGNEKYVFEAVIRWISHDSELRKVHLKDVMSAVWVSGLDSTYLREQMMSEPLVREIVKECSNIPLTPPQQGEAMLASFKPRGYSECIVTVGGEERVSRKPTAVMRCMCPLYDPNRQLWIELAPMSIPRINHGVLSAEGFLFVLGGQDENKETLSSGEKYDPDTNSWSSLPPMNEARHNFGLVEIDGILYILGGEDRERELRSMECYDIYNKTWTKQPDLTMVRKIGCYAAMKKKIYAMGGGSYGKLFESVECYDPRTQQWTAICPLKERRFGAVACGVASELYVFGGVRSRDDNQASEMVTCKSEFYHDEFKRWIYLNDQNLCIPASSSFVYGAVPIGASIYVIGDLDTGTNYDYVREFKRSTGTWHHTKPLFPSDLRRTGCAALRIANCKLFRLQLQQGLFRIRVPSP